One window of Nostoc sp. UHCC 0926 genomic DNA carries:
- a CDS encoding response regulator yields the protein MTQWHRSTSSVIRVLISDDHPFMREGLAAVIDYKPDMTVVGQACNGREAVELFRQHQPDVTLMDLRMPELSGVEAIATICAEFADARIVVLTTYDGDEDIYRGLRSGAKGYVLKDAEPDELLTAIRAVHNGQKYIPPAVGAKLAERIGSPELSERELEVLRLMARGKSNLEISTALSIAEGTVKFHVKNILSKLGVGDRTQAMIVALKRGIITL from the coding sequence ATGACCCAATGGCACCGCTCAACTTCCTCTGTTATCCGCGTTTTGATTAGCGACGATCATCCGTTTATGCGAGAAGGTCTAGCAGCCGTAATTGATTATAAACCTGATATGACAGTTGTTGGACAAGCGTGCAACGGGCGCGAAGCAGTAGAATTGTTCCGCCAACATCAACCCGATGTAACGCTGATGGATTTGCGGATGCCTGAGCTAAGTGGGGTTGAAGCGATCGCTACCATTTGCGCTGAGTTTGCCGACGCTCGGATCGTTGTTCTGACAACCTACGACGGAGACGAAGACATCTATCGGGGACTGCGATCGGGTGCAAAGGGCTATGTCTTAAAGGATGCAGAACCGGATGAACTACTGACAGCGATTCGGGCAGTTCACAACGGTCAAAAGTACATTCCCCCTGCCGTGGGCGCAAAATTGGCAGAGCGGATAGGTAGCCCAGAACTGAGCGAGCGGGAATTGGAGGTGCTACGCCTGATGGCAAGGGGCAAGAGTAACTTAGAGATAAGCACTGCTTTGTCAATTGCTGAGGGAACAGTCAAATTCCATGTCAAAAATATTCTGAGTAAGTTGGGAGTGGGCGATCGCACTCAAGCAATGATTGTTGCTCTAAAGCGCGGTATTATCACCCTTTAA
- a CDS encoding protein kinase domain-containing protein gives MIALPGITIQDKIYESSNSLVYRGIRDDGVGVVVKMLKLDYPSPQEITRYRQEYKITRSLNLEGVVKAYSQQDYQRTLVIILEDFGGESLEQWMHKRPDIFCPMPLSTFLGFAIAVCDILGRIHAANVIHKDINPGNIVLNLDTGVVKIIDFGIATQFNRTNPTFKSPHVLEGTLAYLSPEQTGRMNRLLDYRTDFYSLGVTFYELLTGHLPFPTTDILELVHCHIAKQPVPPHELNAAIPKAVSDIILKLMAKNAEDRYQSAWGIKADLEICVQQLEEIGQISSIQLGLQDASGQFQIPQKLYGRDKEVAMLLAAFDRITCSESNHGTVLPNNSETTSQREQAGNPKFQVEMMLVSGYAGIGKSALVQEIYKPITQKRGYFISGKFEQFQRNIPYSAIANALQKLVQQLLSEPDEHLQQWRSRLLAALGNNGQIIINVIPEVELIIGKQPPVSEVGATEAQNRFHRIFGQFVRVFCSESHPLTIFLDDLQWIDSATIKLIELLLLDEQTQFLFLIGAYRDNEVNPTHLLALMLERLRKKGAVLQEMILTPLTLKPLSQLIAETLYRNADIVCPLAELVLRKTEGNPFFVNEFLEMLYSENLLSFDAQHLSWQWNIAQIQAQDITDNVVELMLHKLKKLPEVTQQILRLAACVGAEFNLDTLSIVCEKNAKAVFLELLAAIQGGLIQPLSELDRDLLVQEYKFLHDRVQQAAYALIDEAHKQVVHLQIGRNLLEQTLSERLSERLFEIVDHLNHGIELVTDQPERNEIARLNLIAGQKAKAAIAYSMAKKYLATARVWLAASSWQTNYDLTLDLYIETTEVAYLCGDFEQVEYWVAIVVQSAKTVLDIVKVYEIKIQTDMAQSQPLKAIDTALQVLQQLGITFLETPSKSYIQLEIDTITPLLGEKPIGDLSLLPEMTDPDKLAAMRILSSIMIAAQIAAPDLMPLLASKQVNLSIQYGNAFTSAFAYANFGLILCGMVGNTESGYQFGQLALRLLSQSKTHALTAKTFFIVYVFIIHWKEHIRKTSQQLPEGYQSGLETGDLEFAAYCAHTYCLQSFIAGKELVELEHELKTYGEAIHQIKQETPLAWNQIFHQSVLNLMGRSVSLTRLIGEAYNEENRLPHDETDGAVIFLVHFNKLLLCYLFSEYSQAVENGSKAQRHLLKARGTALYPLYYLYDSLAKLATYPESSTQAQAEILKNVDINQEKIKQWANYAPMNHLHKYQLVQAEIARVLDQLLEAEEFYEKAIFGARENGYIQEEALAYELAAKHYLARGREKFAQTYMKEAHYCYERWGAAAKVKDLETRYSQLFTQLSNVNHTLIPKVSKTTSNNSPIAFDVASVLKASQAISSEIELEQLLNSLMKILIENAGAQTGFLILENSGEWVIEAAGELNDSDNVCITQVLQSIPTANRLPESIINYVIRTHECVILNDATREGNFINEPYIQRHQPQSILCLSMLNQGKLVGVLYLENRLAARVFTPERVSFKDATRTQVLHLLSTQAAIAIENAKLYSKLRKSESQMAQFLEAVPIGIGVVDTLGRPCYANQQAIQLLGKGIIPGATPEQLAEIYQLYLAGTEQPYPIENLPVMRALKGNRTRIDDLEIRQNNAIVPVEGWGTPVFDEQGNVIYAISAFQDITERKQAEQLLANYNRTLEEQVAQRTAALQKSEAELREREQELRLITDALPACICYIDRDRRYRFANRTYEEWFSRSRDEIVGKQVREVMSEASYEIIEPYMNRALAGEIITYEAEVSFPLGKKYLAVTSIPDFDLNAQVRGYYGLITDISEQRNAALLERKRAEEASILEERNRMAREIHDTLAQAFTSIIVHLDAASQRITLDPDAAQSHLKTGRILARSGLADARRSVEALRPQILEEGDLHNALERLASQMFSHAPVQVVCQAFGEPYPLAKEVETNLFRIGQEALTNAFKYANASEICVELRYEQCLRPAERSQLVLHIKDNGQGFEGSSLSVGRGFGLLGMTERAQRIGAELTIQSHLGQGTEIIVRVETL, from the coding sequence ATGATCGCTCTACCTGGTATTACCATCCAAGATAAAATATACGAAAGTTCCAATTCTCTAGTGTACCGAGGCATCAGAGATGATGGAGTAGGGGTGGTAGTCAAAATGCTAAAGCTTGATTATCCCTCACCTCAAGAAATAACCCGCTACAGGCAGGAATATAAAATTACCCGTTCCCTGAATTTAGAAGGAGTGGTTAAGGCATACAGCCAGCAGGACTATCAACGTACTCTGGTGATTATTTTAGAAGATTTTGGGGGAGAGTCCTTAGAGCAATGGATGCACAAGCGTCCAGATATCTTCTGCCCGATGCCTTTATCCACTTTTCTAGGTTTTGCGATCGCTGTTTGCGATATTCTGGGCAGAATCCATGCAGCCAATGTAATTCATAAAGATATCAATCCGGGAAATATTGTCCTCAACCTAGATACTGGCGTTGTCAAAATCATTGACTTTGGGATTGCGACCCAATTTAACCGCACGAATCCGACTTTCAAAAGTCCTCATGTTTTAGAAGGAACACTGGCATACCTATCTCCAGAGCAAACCGGGCGGATGAACCGTTTGCTCGATTACCGCACTGATTTTTACTCCCTTGGTGTGACATTCTACGAACTGCTAACCGGACATCTGCCGTTTCCCACAACGGACATACTGGAGCTAGTCCATTGTCATATTGCTAAACAACCTGTTCCACCTCACGAACTGAATGCAGCGATCCCTAAAGCCGTTTCAGATATAATTTTGAAATTGATGGCGAAAAACGCAGAGGATCGTTATCAGAGTGCCTGGGGCATCAAAGCGGATTTAGAAATCTGTGTTCAACAATTAGAAGAAATCGGTCAAATCTCTAGCATTCAACTTGGGCTTCAAGACGCTTCGGGTCAGTTTCAAATTCCCCAAAAACTTTATGGGCGGGACAAGGAAGTTGCAATGTTACTGGCAGCGTTTGATCGCATAACGTGTTCAGAGTCAAATCACGGCACTGTTTTACCCAACAATTCGGAAACGACTTCACAAAGGGAACAAGCGGGTAATCCAAAATTCCAAGTTGAAATGATGTTAGTATCTGGCTACGCTGGCATTGGGAAATCTGCGTTAGTGCAGGAAATCTATAAACCAATTACCCAAAAGCGCGGCTATTTTATCTCTGGTAAATTTGAGCAATTTCAGCGCAATATTCCCTACAGTGCGATCGCAAATGCCCTGCAAAAATTGGTGCAGCAATTGCTCAGTGAACCAGATGAGCATCTGCAACAGTGGCGATCGCGTTTGCTTGCAGCTTTAGGAAACAATGGACAAATCATTATTAATGTTATCCCAGAAGTTGAATTAATTATCGGCAAGCAGCCGCCTGTATCAGAAGTTGGAGCAACTGAAGCCCAAAATCGCTTTCATCGCATCTTTGGGCAGTTTGTGCGGGTGTTTTGTTCAGAGTCACATCCCCTTACGATCTTCTTAGATGATTTGCAATGGATAGACTCGGCAACGATTAAGTTAATCGAGCTGTTGCTGTTGGATGAGCAAACCCAATTCCTATTTTTAATTGGAGCTTATCGAGATAATGAAGTAAATCCAACGCATCTATTAGCATTAATGCTAGAGAGACTACGAAAAAAAGGGGCAGTGCTTCAGGAGATGATCCTGACACCATTAACCCTTAAACCGTTGAGTCAGTTGATTGCCGAGACACTATATCGAAATGCAGACATTGTTTGTCCCTTGGCTGAGTTAGTGTTGCGTAAAACTGAGGGTAATCCCTTTTTTGTCAACGAATTTTTGGAAATGCTGTATAGCGAAAATTTATTGAGCTTTGATGCACAACACTTAAGCTGGCAGTGGAACATTGCTCAGATTCAAGCCCAAGACATCACCGATAATGTTGTGGAGTTGATGCTTCACAAGTTAAAGAAACTACCAGAAGTCACACAGCAAATTCTCCGTTTAGCCGCTTGTGTCGGGGCTGAATTTAATTTAGATACTTTATCAATTGTTTGTGAAAAAAATGCAAAAGCGGTTTTCTTGGAATTATTGGCAGCTATACAAGGTGGATTAATTCAACCTCTCTCTGAATTAGATCGGGATTTGTTAGTTCAAGAATATAAGTTTTTGCACGATCGCGTACAGCAAGCAGCTTACGCTTTAATTGATGAGGCGCACAAACAAGTTGTTCATCTCCAAATCGGTCGCAATTTACTAGAACAAACTTTGTCAGAACGGCTATCAGAGCGGCTGTTTGAAATTGTCGATCATTTGAATCATGGAATTGAGCTTGTCACAGATCAACCAGAAAGAAATGAAATTGCTCGATTAAATTTAATCGCAGGTCAGAAAGCAAAAGCAGCGATCGCCTATAGTATGGCAAAAAAATATTTAGCCACAGCAAGAGTTTGGCTGGCGGCTTCTAGCTGGCAAACAAACTATGACCTGACATTAGATTTATATATAGAAACAACAGAAGTTGCGTATTTATGTGGCGATTTTGAGCAGGTAGAATACTGGGTTGCTATCGTTGTGCAATCAGCCAAAACAGTTCTCGATATTGTAAAAGTTTACGAAATCAAAATTCAAACCGACATGGCGCAGAGCCAGCCATTGAAAGCGATCGATACTGCATTGCAAGTTTTGCAGCAACTAGGGATCACTTTTCTTGAAACACCAAGTAAGTCATATATTCAGCTTGAGATAGATACAATTACACCACTTCTTGGTGAAAAGCCAATTGGAGACTTGAGCCTTTTACCAGAAATGACCGACCCGGACAAGTTAGCAGCGATGCGAATTTTATCAAGCATTATGATTGCTGCCCAAATAGCTGCTCCTGATTTGATGCCGCTACTAGCATCGAAACAAGTCAACTTGTCAATTCAGTATGGCAATGCCTTTACTTCTGCTTTTGCATACGCCAATTTTGGGCTAATTCTTTGTGGGATGGTCGGAAATACCGAATCTGGCTACCAATTTGGACAGCTTGCTCTAAGGTTGTTGTCGCAGTCTAAGACCCATGCACTGACCGCTAAGACATTTTTCATTGTATATGTCTTCATTATCCACTGGAAAGAACATATTAGAAAAACATCGCAGCAATTACCAGAAGGTTATCAAAGTGGGCTAGAAACTGGAGATTTAGAGTTTGCTGCCTATTGCGCTCATACTTATTGCTTGCAATCCTTTATCGCCGGAAAGGAACTTGTGGAACTTGAACATGAGTTGAAAACCTACGGTGAAGCAATCCATCAAATCAAACAAGAAACACCACTCGCCTGGAATCAAATATTTCACCAGTCTGTCTTAAATTTGATGGGACGCTCGGTCAGTCTAACTCGTCTAATTGGCGAAGCTTACAATGAAGAGAATAGACTGCCACATGATGAAACAGATGGAGCCGTAATTTTTCTAGTGCATTTCAACAAACTTTTACTATGCTATCTATTTTCTGAATATTCTCAGGCAGTTGAAAACGGGAGCAAAGCACAAAGACATTTACTCAAAGCAAGGGGGACAGCGCTTTATCCTTTGTACTACCTCTATGACTCTCTGGCAAAGCTGGCAACATACCCCGAAAGCAGCACTCAAGCGCAGGCGGAAATCCTCAAAAATGTTGATATTAATCAAGAGAAAATAAAGCAATGGGCTAATTATGCGCCAATGAATCATTTGCATAAATATCAATTAGTACAAGCAGAGATTGCCAGAGTTTTAGATCAGTTATTAGAGGCAGAAGAATTCTACGAAAAAGCAATTTTTGGAGCTAGAGAAAATGGATATATCCAAGAAGAGGCATTAGCTTATGAATTGGCTGCGAAACATTATTTGGCGCGAGGTCGAGAAAAGTTTGCCCAAACATATATGAAGGAAGCTCATTACTGCTATGAGCGTTGGGGAGCGGCTGCAAAGGTCAAAGATTTAGAAACTCGCTATTCGCAGTTATTTACTCAGTTATCGAATGTCAATCACACATTAATCCCCAAAGTTTCTAAAACTACTTCTAACAACTCACCCATCGCATTTGATGTGGCCTCTGTGCTAAAAGCATCACAGGCGATTTCGAGTGAAATTGAACTAGAACAATTGCTCAACTCCTTGATGAAAATCTTAATTGAGAATGCTGGCGCACAAACAGGATTTCTAATTTTGGAAAACTCAGGAGAATGGGTAATTGAAGCTGCTGGCGAACTCAATGATAGTGATAATGTCTGTATTACGCAAGTGCTGCAATCTATCCCAACAGCAAATCGCCTACCGGAATCGATTATTAATTATGTTATTCGTACTCATGAGTGTGTCATTTTAAATGATGCAACTCGTGAAGGAAATTTTATTAATGAACCATATATTCAACGCCATCAACCCCAATCCATTTTATGTTTATCGATGCTGAACCAAGGTAAGCTCGTGGGGGTATTGTATCTAGAAAATCGATTAGCGGCTAGGGTATTTACACCGGAGCGAGTCTCCTTCAAAGACGCTACGCGAACGCAAGTTTTACATCTCCTATCAACCCAAGCAGCGATCGCCATTGAAAATGCCAAACTCTACTCAAAACTACGGAAAAGCGAAAGTCAGATGGCGCAATTCCTGGAAGCTGTACCGATAGGAATTGGAGTCGTGGATACACTGGGTCGCCCTTGCTACGCCAATCAACAGGCAATTCAACTATTAGGCAAAGGGATTATTCCTGGTGCGACACCAGAGCAACTTGCAGAGATTTATCAACTTTATCTAGCGGGAACAGAGCAACCATATCCGATTGAGAACTTGCCAGTGATGCGGGCGTTGAAAGGCAATCGCACCAGAATTGACGATTTAGAAATTCGCCAAAACAATGCGATCGTTCCAGTTGAAGGGTGGGGAACTCCAGTCTTTGACGAACAGGGCAATGTGATTTATGCGATCTCAGCTTTTCAAGACATCACCGAACGCAAACAAGCAGAGCAATTGCTAGCAAATTATAATCGTACCTTAGAGGAACAAGTAGCTCAACGAACAGCCGCTTTACAGAAAAGCGAGGCAGAACTGCGCGAGCGAGAACAGGAACTAAGATTGATTACCGACGCTCTCCCCGCTTGTATCTGTTATATAGATAGAGATCGGCGCTATCGATTTGCCAACCGAACTTATGAGGAATGGTTTAGCCGTAGTCGAGATGAAATTGTGGGTAAGCAGGTTCGTGAAGTCATGAGCGAGGCAAGTTATGAAATTATTGAACCGTACATGAATCGAGCGCTAGCAGGGGAGATTATAACCTATGAAGCAGAAGTCTCTTTCCCGTTGGGCAAAAAGTATCTTGCTGTCACCTCCATCCCCGATTTCGATCTCAATGCTCAGGTGAGAGGATATTATGGTCTGATTACAGATATTAGCGAACAGCGAAACGCTGCACTGCTCGAACGCAAACGTGCCGAAGAAGCATCAATTTTAGAAGAACGCAACCGTATGGCACGAGAAATACATGATACACTAGCGCAAGCTTTTACTAGTATAATCGTTCACTTAGATGCCGCCTCTCAGAGAATCACGCTCGATCCCGATGCTGCCCAGTCACACCTAAAAACGGGGCGTATCTTGGCACGTTCCGGGCTGGCAGATGCCCGTCGCTCGGTGGAAGCACTCCGTCCGCAAATATTAGAAGAAGGCGATTTGCATAACGCCCTCGAACGACTTGCTTCTCAGATGTTTTCCCATGCGCCAGTTCAGGTAGTTTGCCAAGCGTTCGGTGAACCATATCCTTTAGCGAAAGAGGTCGAAACGAATCTGTTTCGCATTGGACAAGAAGCATTAACCAATGCATTTAAGTATGCAAATGCCAGCGAAATCTGCGTTGAGTTGCGGTATGAGCAATGCCTGCGGCCGGCAGAGCGATCGCAGCTTGTCTTGCATATCAAAGACAATGGGCAAGGGTTTGAAGGCAGTAGTCTGTCGGTCGGTCGGGGCTTTGGATTACTCGGAATGACCGAACGCGCTCAAAGAATTGGGGCAGAATTGACGATTCAAAGCCACCTTGGGCAAGGAACAGAAATCATTGTGAGAGTGGAAACACTATGA
- a CDS encoding DsbA family protein, which produces MSQTSDGDGLLIPISKHDNIQGTIDAQTILVKYGDYQCLPCGEVHRMIQEIQQQIQLCFVFRHFPRIHIHFQAQKAAEAAEAAAVQNKFWQMHDLLFENQYALNNGHLLEYANEIQLDINRFLQDMTDHVHAERVAQNIQGGIQSGVSNTPALFINGVRYRDAWDTERLLAAILD; this is translated from the coding sequence ATGAGCCAGACAAGCGATGGTGACGGACTGCTCATACCAATTTCAAAACACGATAACATCCAAGGAACAATAGATGCACAAACCATTTTAGTTAAATACGGTGACTATCAATGTCTTCCCTGTGGTGAGGTTCATAGGATGATTCAAGAGATTCAGCAACAGATCCAATTATGCTTTGTATTCCGCCATTTTCCACGCATACACATTCATTTTCAAGCACAAAAGGCAGCAGAAGCGGCAGAAGCCGCTGCCGTGCAAAATAAGTTTTGGCAGATGCACGATCTCTTATTTGAAAATCAATATGCTCTTAACAATGGACATCTTTTAGAGTATGCCAATGAGATACAGCTTGATATCAATCGATTTCTTCAGGACATGACAGACCATGTTCATGCCGAGCGAGTCGCTCAGAACATTCAAGGCGGTATACAAAGCGGTGTCAGTAATACGCCAGCTTTATTTATTAACGGAGTTCGCTATAGGGATGCCTGGGATACAGAGAGATTACTCGCAGCGATTCTCGACTAG
- a CDS encoding NAD-dependent epimerase/dehydratase family protein: MKIFVAGATGAIGRPLIAQLLAQGHEVAALTRSLEKAQTLAEQGVELAIADVFDADAVKAAINRVQPEVVIEQLTSLPKTYTSESMSAASALNTRIRREGGSNVLAAAQAAGVRRYLRQSIAFWAIPGAGLADEETPLAFDASPAVVADAHIVTEIERHLLGNPNLEGIALRYGFLYGPGTWFAPDGDVAQQVRQQQFPIVGNGEGVWSWIHIEDAAIATVAAAERGNPGIYLITDDQPLAVRQWLSAYAQWLNAPPPPQVSVEDALLLSGADAVYYGTQMRGASNALAKRELNFQPRPLEWMVNTAVAHAS; this comes from the coding sequence ATGAAGATTTTTGTTGCAGGCGCAACGGGAGCGATCGGTCGTCCCTTAATCGCGCAATTGCTAGCGCAAGGACATGAAGTAGCTGCGTTGACACGTTCTTTAGAAAAAGCACAAACTTTAGCTGAACAAGGCGTGGAATTGGCGATTGCAGATGTGTTCGATGCAGATGCTGTTAAAGCTGCTATTAACCGCGTTCAGCCGGAAGTGGTGATTGAACAACTCACTTCCCTGCCCAAAACCTATACTAGCGAGTCGATGAGTGCAGCATCAGCCTTGAATACTCGCATCCGTCGAGAAGGAGGTTCTAATGTGCTGGCAGCAGCACAAGCAGCTGGCGTGCGCCGTTATCTGAGGCAGTCGATCGCATTCTGGGCGATTCCCGGCGCAGGCTTGGCAGACGAAGAAACGCCATTAGCTTTTGATGCCTCGCCTGCGGTAGTAGCAGATGCTCACATAGTCACTGAGATCGAGCGTCACTTACTAGGGAACCCCAACCTAGAAGGAATTGCTCTGCGTTATGGCTTTCTTTACGGGCCCGGTACCTGGTTTGCCCCCGATGGGGATGTTGCCCAACAGGTTCGACAGCAACAGTTCCCAATCGTTGGGAATGGGGAAGGTGTATGGTCGTGGATTCATATTGAGGATGCTGCGATCGCCACAGTTGCAGCAGCAGAGCGAGGCAATCCTGGTATTTACCTGATTACGGACGATCAACCCTTAGCGGTTCGCCAGTGGCTTTCTGCTTATGCCCAATGGCTCAACGCTCCACCACCTCCCCAGGTATCGGTTGAGGATGCTCTGCTTCTTAGTGGTGCGGATGCTGTCTATTATGGTACTCAGATGCGAGGCGCATCGAATGCTTTGGCAAAACGCGAATTAAATTTTCAGCCTCGACCCTTGGAATGGATGGTTAACACCGCCGTGGCTCATGCCAGTTAA
- a CDS encoding RNA-guided endonuclease InsQ/TnpB family protein, which produces MLVFKFKAYGKSAQLCKINDAIRTAKFIRNSCIRLWMDVKGTGKNDLQKYCAVLAANFPFANELNSMARQASAERAWSSISRFYDNCKKGIPGLKGYPRFQKDCRSVEYKSTGWKLADNRKSITFTDKKGIGKLKLKGTRDLHFYQINQIKRVRLVKRADGVYVQFCIDVERSENIEPTGNTVGLDVGLKEYYTDSDGTMVENPKFLRIGEKVLKRSQRRVSRKIKGSKNRSKARQILGKRHLKISRQRKDHAVKLARCVVQSNDLIAYEDLRIKNMVKNHCLAKSINDASWYQFRVWIEYFGKVFKRVTVAVNPQYSSQECSSCGETVKKTLSTRTHVCQCGCVMDRDENAARNILSRGLGTVGHIGTSALDVGNTCGDETSTLVGANLQEQVMS; this is translated from the coding sequence ATGCTTGTTTTTAAGTTTAAAGCTTATGGGAAGTCAGCGCAATTATGCAAAATAAATGATGCAATTCGGACTGCAAAGTTTATTCGTAATAGCTGTATTCGGCTATGGATGGACGTTAAAGGCACAGGTAAAAATGATTTGCAAAAATATTGTGCTGTACTTGCGGCTAATTTTCCCTTTGCTAATGAACTTAATTCAATGGCTAGACAGGCTTCTGCTGAAAGAGCATGGTCTTCTATCTCTCGGTTTTATGACAACTGCAAGAAGGGTATTCCGGGTTTAAAGGGGTATCCTCGATTTCAGAAAGATTGTCGATCTGTTGAGTACAAATCGACTGGATGGAAGCTTGCAGATAATCGTAAATCAATAACTTTCACTGACAAAAAAGGTATTGGAAAGTTAAAACTCAAAGGTACTCGTGATTTGCACTTCTACCAAATTAACCAGATTAAACGGGTGAGGTTGGTGAAACGTGCGGATGGTGTGTATGTTCAATTTTGTATTGATGTAGAACGTTCCGAGAATATAGAACCGACTGGTAATACGGTTGGTTTAGACGTTGGACTTAAGGAATACTACACCGATTCAGATGGAACGATGGTTGAAAACCCAAAGTTCCTGCGTATTGGTGAAAAAGTTCTCAAGCGTTCACAACGTCGAGTTTCAAGAAAGATAAAAGGTTCAAAGAATAGAAGTAAGGCTAGACAAATTTTAGGTAAACGCCACCTCAAAATAAGTAGGCAACGTAAAGACCATGCTGTGAAATTAGCACGGTGCGTAGTTCAGTCTAACGACTTGATAGCCTATGAAGATTTGAGGATTAAGAATATGGTGAAAAATCACTGTTTAGCCAAGTCTATAAATGATGCATCTTGGTATCAGTTTCGTGTCTGGATTGAGTACTTTGGTAAAGTATTCAAGCGTGTCACGGTTGCGGTTAATCCGCAATATAGTAGCCAAGAATGCTCTAGCTGTGGTGAAACTGTTAAGAAAACTCTATCTACTCGAACCCACGTTTGTCAGTGTGGATGCGTAATGGATAGAGACGAAAACGCAGCTAGAAATATCCTTAGTCGAGGATTGGGTACGGTAGGGCATATCGGAACCTCTGCGCTAGACGTAGGCAACACTTGCGGAGATGAAACCTCTACTCTTGTTGGTGCAAACCTGCAAGAGCAAGTTATGTCTTAG